From Campylobacter showae:
AAGTTAAATTCTCCGACGGTTTCCGCTCCGCTAGGCGGTAAATTTGATTTTATATTCGAGCTTGGGGCGCTGCTTGGCTGTGCCGAAGACGGTGCAGGGGTAGGCGGCGACGGCTGTGCGGGCGGTGCTATCTGCGCGACTTGCGGTTCCGGCTCCGGTTCAGGCGTTTTAACCGTTTTTGGCGTAGGTTTAGGCTTTGGCTTTTCAACCGGCTTTTCTATCGGTTTTGGTTTTTCCACAGGCTTTGGCTTTTCTATCGGCTTAGGCGGCTCAACCGGTTTTGGCGGTTCAGGCGGCGTGACGACAGGTTCTGGCGGAGGAGGCGCAGGCGGTGCCGGAGGCGGCGGGGCAGGCGGAGTTGGTGCCGGCGGGAGCGGAGCTGCTGGCGGCGTAAAGGTATTTAGCGCTATCTTGACGCTTTTTTCTTCCGGCATCGGTTTTAGCTCTTCGTAAAATTTGATAAAAGACCCGATGAGGATAGAGTGCAACAGGATAGAAACACCAAGCCCCGTAAAGCTGGCGCGTCTATTCAGTTGTTGTCGTGATAGCGAAGTTTTCATGATTCTTTTCTTTTAGTATGTCGATAACCTTGATAAACGAGTCGAATTTACTCTCTTTATCGCTTTTGAGTTCTATTAACGTTTCATTTTTTATCTCGTTTAGCTTTTCTTTCAAATTTTCCTCGGCGATTTTCTCTTCGCCTATGAAAAACTCATTATCTTTATTAATTAAAACAGCGATTTTATCGTTTTCGTCTTGCTTTTTTTCTGCGCTCTCGCTGTTTGGCAGGTCGATTTTGATATTGCCCTGAGCGATAAAGGTAGAGATGCTAAGCACGATAGCTAGCAAAACGAGCATAATATCTATGAGTGGGATTACGTTTAATCCCTCTTTTTTAGGCATTCTCACGTGAAGCCTTGTAGCGGTTTACTAAAACGTCCACTTTTCTCATAAACGCGTTGTAGATCATTAGCGTAGGTATCGCGACGATGAGGCCTAGCGCGGTTGCTTTTAGCGCGAGAGATAGGCCGACCATGATGCTTTTAGTGTCGATGCCGCCGCTCATACCCATGTCGTAAAAGGTCACCATGATGCCTGCGACCGTACCCAAAAGCCCGATATACGGCGCATTTGAATAAACTATATAAAGCGTTGTTAAATTTCTAGTTACGCTCTCTTCAAAGTCGTCTTGATTCTTATAATTTTCAAATTTAACGTTTGCGTAAAAGATCAAGCGCTCTATCGTGAGCCATACTACGACAAAGCTCATAAGCCCTAAAATACCGATGATAACGTAATCGACGTTGTGTTTGAGAAATTCCATTTAATGCCTTCTTATAAAATTTGCGCGCCAATTATATCAGATTATGGTATTTATTGTCAATAACGAATAGGCAAGTAATATTTTAGATAAATTTATCTAAAATTTAGTCTTAGTATTGTAATATTCGTTTTCAAGATTTGAGCGGATTAAAGAAAACAAAATTTAAATATTTTTATAAATCGGCGCAAATTTTCGTAAATTTAAAGAGGAGAAAAAATGAGTTTTAACAATGTTGCGAAGATTTCTTTCGTAGCGGCTCTGGCCATCGGCGCAAATGCCGCCGAAAACGTAACGCTAAGCGGCGTAGAAGTAACAAGCACCGGCGGCGGCTACGGCGTGGACGACGTAAAGATAAGCACGAGAAACGCCGGCCTAGTAAAGGACGTGATGCGCGATATCCCGGGCGTTTACGTAGGCGGCACGAACGGCATGAATCAAAAAATATATATGAGGGGCGTTAGCGACCGCGGTCTAAATATCACGATAGACGGCGCAAAACAAAACGGAAATACCTTTCACCATAACGCCGACTTGCTTATAGATCCGGATCTTATAAAAGCAGTCGATGTCGAGGTTGGCTCAAGATCAGTGGTAAATGGCTCGGGCGCGCTTGGCGGCTCGGTCGCCTTTAAAACGGTGGATGCAAAAGACTTGCTTGATGATGGCGAAATCATCGGCGCAAAAATCAAAACGGGCTATGCCTCAAACAACGATGAATTTTCGCAAGGCCTTATGATCTTTACCGCACCGGTTGAAGGGCTTGATTTTATAGCTGCTATTAATCACAAGGGCTACGACTACGGCAAAAGCGGCAACAAAAGAAAGATAGGCGGCGACGGCAACGACCTTAGCTATCTTTTAAAGCTTGGTTACAGCTTCCTTGACGCGCATAGAATTTCTATCTCAAGAGAACATAATGAATTTAAAGGCATGTATCCAATGAGAGCCGAGTTTGGCAGCTGGTATACTGGTCAATTTCCTGTTGATAACCGAAAATATGAACGTGATACTACAACGCTAAAATACGAGTACAAACCAAGCGATCTTCTAAATTTAGATGTAACGGTATACAATACCGAGCATAAAAAAGATGATCCGGTCTTAAAAATTTTAGGCGTAAAAACAAACGGTATAAATGCAAAGGCTAAAAGCGTAGTCGAGACCGGCGCTTTGACGCAGACGCTTAGATACGGAGCCGAGTTTTATCAAAGTAAAAACTTTAATAAGCCAAATAACAACTATCCTGAAAAGGTAAATAACTACTCAATCTACGCAGAAGACGCGCTAAATTTTGGCTCGCTAACCGTTACTCCGGGTATCAGATACACTCGCCACGAGTTAAAAAGCTATGATGGTAGAGCCGGAAACGTAAAGAGTTATACCTATAAATTTGATGAATTTACCCCGGCACTTGCGCTTGACTATGAGATCCTTAAAGGACTTAACGCATTTGCAAGCTATGCAAGAGTATTTAGAGGGCCTGACGTCATGGAATCAATGATGGCTAGCGGAGAAGGCAGAAGAGGCGCCTTAAACTGGGCGGCAAATAAAGATCTAAAAGCTACGACCGGCAATAGCTATGAAACCGGTCTTAAATATCATGGCGATATAAACGAAGCTAGCTCATATAGCCTCTCTGCAAAATACTTCATGACGAAATATAAAAATTTAATAGTAGATAATAATGCACAAAGCGGTCGCGTAAATCAAACTCTAGTTAGGATAAATGCCGGCGGAGCCGATATAAGCGGCGTTGAGCTACTTGCAAGGCTAAATTTAGACGCGCTAAGCCTAGCTGCTAGCTACACCCACCAAAAGGTAAAATATAAAGATAGGGTCGCTAAGGCAAGCGGCGGCTACTACACC
This genomic window contains:
- a CDS encoding energy transducer TonB, which encodes MKTSLSRQQLNRRASFTGLGVSILLHSILIGSFIKFYEELKPMPEEKSVKIALNTFTPPAAPLPPAPTPPAPPPPAPPAPPPPEPVVTPPEPPKPVEPPKPIEKPKPVEKPKPIEKPVEKPKPKPTPKTVKTPEPEPEPQVAQIAPPAQPSPPTPAPSSAQPSSAPSSNIKSNLPPSGAETVGEFNFATSAGDERFSKIQKAIQKHHKYPKRAQKMRHQGVVEVSFLYKKDGTVRDVKVIKSSGYETLDEAAVELINRAAPDFPTLDRDYVIKIPVSYKLT
- the exbD gene encoding TonB system transport protein ExbD, giving the protein MPKKEGLNVIPLIDIMLVLLAIVLSISTFIAQGNIKIDLPNSESAEKKQDENDKIAVLINKDNEFFIGEEKIAEENLKEKLNEIKNETLIELKSDKESKFDSFIKVIDILKEKNHENFAITTTTE
- the exbB gene encoding TonB-system energizer ExbB, with amino-acid sequence MEFLKHNVDYVIIGILGLMSFVVVWLTIERLIFYANVKFENYKNQDDFEESVTRNLTTLYIVYSNAPYIGLLGTVAGIMVTFYDMGMSGGIDTKSIMVGLSLALKATALGLIVAIPTLMIYNAFMRKVDVLVNRYKASRENA
- a CDS encoding TonB-dependent receptor domain-containing protein, with protein sequence MSFNNVAKISFVAALAIGANAAENVTLSGVEVTSTGGGYGVDDVKISTRNAGLVKDVMRDIPGVYVGGTNGMNQKIYMRGVSDRGLNITIDGAKQNGNTFHHNADLLIDPDLIKAVDVEVGSRSVVNGSGALGGSVAFKTVDAKDLLDDGEIIGAKIKTGYASNNDEFSQGLMIFTAPVEGLDFIAAINHKGYDYGKSGNKRKIGGDGNDLSYLLKLGYSFLDAHRISISREHNEFKGMYPMRAEFGSWYTGQFPVDNRKYERDTTTLKYEYKPSDLLNLDVTVYNTEHKKDDPVLKILGVKTNGINAKAKSVVETGALTQTLRYGAEFYQSKNFNKPNNNYPEKVNNYSIYAEDALNFGSLTVTPGIRYTRHELKSYDGRAGNVKSYTYKFDEFTPALALDYEILKGLNAFASYARVFRGPDVMESMMASGEGRRGALNWAANKDLKATTGNSYETGLKYHGDINEASSYSLSAKYFMTKYKNLIVDNNAQSGRVNQTLVRINAGGADISGVELLARLNLDALSLAASYTHQKVKYKDRVAKASGGYYTSNVIGYRDQGDKYTFNAEYTFSSIDTLIGYNLIYFASKNTISAGDSENAKIPSYAVSDIYASYTPSSGKFKGLEINAGIYNLFNKTYASQSQRMADYTGNPDYVDWEPGRNFKINVSYKF